The following coding sequences lie in one Vitis vinifera cultivar Pinot Noir 40024 chromosome 19, ASM3070453v1 genomic window:
- the LOC100246364 gene encoding uncharacterized protein LOC100246364, which produces MSAFHLFKLSLLLSLLPNSIIPNSQKSTGLFPPTCSRIECPTYDLIQAGNGYEIRRYNSTVWISTSPIQDISLVDATRDSFLQLFDYIQGKNEYQEHIEMTAPVITQVSPSDGPFCESSFVVSFYVPKKNQANPPPAKGLHVQKWGPAYAAVRQFSGFVSDSEVGEEAAALEASLAGSIWSAAIEKSRPDDPTSTYTVAQYNSPFEYEERVNEIWMMFDMEDEVGAL; this is translated from the exons ATGTCTGCATTTCATCTCTTCAAGCTCTCACTGCTCTTGAGTCTGCTTCCAAATTCCATCATACCCAATTCTCAAAAGAGCACGGGGTTGTTTCCACCAACGTGTAGCCGCATCGAGTGCCCCACCTACGACCTAATTCAGGCTGGAAATGGCTATGAAATTCGGCGCTATAATTCAACTGTCTGGATATCAACCTCTCCCATTCAAGATATCTCCCTTGTTGATGCCACTAGAGATAGCTTCTTACA GCTATTTGACTACATCCAAGGGAAGAACGAGTACCAAGAACATATAGAAATGACAGCTCCAGTCATCACCCAAGTCTCACCAAGTGATGGACCCTTCTGTGAATCTTCGTTTGTTGTCAGCTTCTACGTCCCTAAGAAAAATCAAGCAAACCCACCTCCGGCAAAAGGCCTCCATGTCCAAAAATGGGGGCCTGCATACGCAGCAGTGAGACAATTCAGTGGTTTCGTGTCTGACTCCGAGGTTGGAGAGGAAGCCGCGGCCCTGGAAGCCAGTCTTGCAGGCTCTATCTGGTCTGCAGCCATTGAGAAAAGCAGGCCAGATGACCCGACCTCCACATATACGGTTGCACAATACAATTCTCCATTTGAATACGAGGAGAGAGTGAACGAGATATGGATGATGTTTGATATGGAAGATGAGGTGGGTGCCCTCTGA